The following are encoded in a window of Spea bombifrons isolate aSpeBom1 chromosome 2, aSpeBom1.2.pri, whole genome shotgun sequence genomic DNA:
- the NGF gene encoding beta-nerve growth factor yields the protein MSMLYYTLIIAFLIGIQAAPKTKDHAPAGSSTRPRIPHHTHRSKSLHRSHGKIEASEPSHFHNVTVDPKLFRKRKFRSPRVLFSTQPPPLSEDLRNLEYLDDEESLNKTIRAKRTVHPVLHRGEYSVCDSVSMWVGEKTTATDIKGKEVTVLGEVNINNSVFKQYFFETKCRDPKPVSGGCRGIDSKHWNSYCTTTHTFVKALTMEGKQAAWRFIRIDTACVCVLSRKGRT from the coding sequence ATGTCCATGTTATACTACACTCTGATTATAGCATTTTTGATCGGCATACAGGCTGCACCAAAGACCAAGGACCATGCACCAGCAGGGTCTTCAACAAGGCCTCGTATTCCACATCACACGCACCGGAGTAAGTCTCTTCATCGTTCTCATGGGAAGATAGAGGCCAGTGAACCCTCACATTTTCACAATGTCACAGTGGACCCTAAACTTTTCAGAAAAAGGAAATTTCGCTCTCCAAGAGTTTTGTTTAGCACACAACCCCCTCCATTGTCTGAGGACCTACGGAACTTGGAGTACTTGGATGATGAGGAGTCCCTCAATAAAACTATTCGAGCTAAGAGGACAGTGCATCCAGTCCTTCACCGAGGGGAATATTCTGTATGTGATAGTGTCAGCATGTGGGTTGGGGAGAAGACCACAGCCACTGATATTAAGGGAAAGGAGGTGACTGTTTTGGGGGAAGTAAACATAAACAATAGTGTTTTCAAGCAGTACTTTTTTGAGACCAAATGCAGGGATCCAAAGCCAGTGTCAGGTGGGTGTCGTGGGATTGATTCAAAGCATTGGAACTCCTATTGTACTACCACACACACCTTTGTCAAAGCATTGACAATGGAAGGGAAGCAAGCAGCATGGAGATTCATTCGGATTGATACAGCTTGTGTTTGTGTACTCAGCAGAAAAGGTCGGACCTAA